One region of Eupeodes corollae chromosome 1, idEupCoro1.1, whole genome shotgun sequence genomic DNA includes:
- the LOC129942310 gene encoding farnesol dehydrogenase-like yields the protein MERWVGKVAVVTGATGGVGSSIVVELVKAGMIVCGLARRKDKVEALRVNVVGAKGQLNAVECDITSEASVSTAFTWIEKTFGGIDVLVNNAATTSKFLLLDNNNIKDFRTMLDTNIIGLIICTKQALKMMKARDVSGVVVNINSILGHKLNTCVPGTKPVNGMYPACKFAMTAITECLRQEVMYFEIAAKIMNISPGLVENDIVTANSDNDLVTLMPRLAPAEVAKAVIFAICTPDNVLIQDIIIKPGGEFL from the exons ATGGAACGGTGGGTTGGTAAGGTTGCAGTGGTAACCGGTGCTACTGGCGGTGTTGGTTCGTCAATTGTTGTAGAGCTGGTAAAAGCTGGAATGATTGTTTGCGGACTTGCTAGGCGAAAGGATAAAGTTGAG gcTCTACGTGTGAATGTTGTCGGTGCAAAAGGTCAGCTTAATGCCGTCGAATGTGACATAACCTCAGAGGCATCGGTTAGCACTGCATTTACTTGGATTGAGAAGACATTTGGTGGCATCGATGTCTTAGTAAATAACGCAGCTACTACAAGTAAATTTCTGTTGTTGGACAACAATAATATCAAGGATTTTCGCACAATGTTGGACACTAACATTATAGGACTCATAATCTGCACAAAGCAGGCTCTTAAAATGATGAAAGCTCGCGACGTGTCCGGAGTTGTGGTTAACATCAATAG TATTCTAGGACACAAGCTGAATACTTGTGTGCCGGGAACGAAGCCCGTCAACGGAATGTATCCAGCATGTAAATTCGCCATGACTGCTATTACGGAATGCCTAAGGCAGGAGGTGATGTATTTCGAAATCGCAGCTAAAATAATG aatattAGCCCCGGGCTTGTGGAGAACGACATAGTTACTGCTAATTCAGATAATGATTTGGTTACATTGATGCCGCGACTTGCCCCAGCTGAAGTTGCAAAAGCTGTGATTTTTGCTATATGTACTCCGGATAATGTATTG attcaaGACATTATAATTAAGCCTGGAGGGGAGTTCTTGTGa